The genomic DNA CCGctagtttgtgtgtttcagagaatTCTACTGGTGTTAATGTAAGCATCAGATTTTATTGTAAAACAGTCAAAACTTTAAATTGTGATGAATAGTTtgtacacacgcacgcacgcacgcacgcacgcacgcacgcacgcacacacacacacacacacactctgtcttcaCTGTGGCTTCTGTCCTTCTGTATTTATGAACCTCCTTCTGTTCGAgatcttcttcttattatttatcGATCGATCAGTATTTATAAACAGATGCTCCAATAAAATATTACACTATCAGACTGTTGCCGTGGCGATGAATGAGTCTGCAACCAGCGGCCGCACACACCGTCACACACCTCCCAGAAACCACATCAGCTGACACACAGGCGGGCTTTATTTATGAGAACAAAGCAGTGAAAGACGAGCTCCTCTATGATGgttaaacaggaagtgatgtcacaggtCTTTGATGGCTCGCTCCAGCTGGTCGACGGTCCAGTACTCGTGGTTCCAGCCCAGGAACCAGCCAGTGAAGGTCGGCGGTTCAAATCCCTGTTTGACCGTCACAATGGGGGTCCGAGGGTCTCTGTCTGCCGGGTCGCTCTCAACGTACCTGAcagctggacacaaacacacacatcctgaacCACCTGGACCAGGTCCAGTCTGTGAATCGAGGATCCCTGGAACCTGGATCAGGAACAGTGGTGCCCATAAAGTCCTAAGTTCTCAGAAAATACTAATTAGTTTCAAACTAGCGAGACACTAAATCAGGTCGCACCAGATCAGTCTGAGCCTGGTCCGTCAGGTGTCACTTGGTTGCTGTGTAACATCTGTGGCAGCGTCCAATCATTTGCCACGAATCCAAACAAGGGAATGAAGGGCAGCGTCACGTTTCAGCAAAACATCTGAAACGCTGGATAAAGTCACCTGCTGCTCAGTGATCACACCTGACAGGTCAGCAGGTGAGACGTTGCTGACCTGAGATCAGGACAGTCAGTCGGACTCCAACATGTTCAATCACACGTTCATCATCACATCAGATCCTGAACCCTGAACGAGCATCAGTTAgtgtctgtggtctgtcagtcacactgacttcctgtccatCTCACCTGATGACGccgcctcctccttctcctcctcacgAGCCTCATTTCCGATCcaaacaaacacctgcaggaggacacaggaagtgaggagacagagaggatggggggcatgttaccatggtgatgACAGGAGACTCACCTGGTCCCAGGTATCAAAgatcatgacatcatcaggagCAAGGTCATCCTGCGTCAGTTCACCTGGAACTTCCTCcatctggcacacacacacacacacacacacacacacacacacacacacacacacacacagtgtaagtGACATCATTACAGCCTCTTTTAATCCACCACTTAACTATTGGTTCGTGGTTCTTTAATCAATAACTGATGTCCTCTAAACAACATGGCTGATCATCAGTGCGTTAACGGTCACGTGACCTGGTCACATGACCAGGTCGACAGACAGACCAGGAAGCTTCCGGTCTTGTTGGAGCAGCCAAACAGGCGAGGAGGATGATCCTCCATCTTGTCCTTCGGCCGTGGGGAACGACAGTAGTCCTCCTGCCCCCCCAGCGCATCCCAGAATGCATCTgtaaccacacacagacacagacaaactctCGGTCAGTTTAATGGCGTTTCAAATACACAAAAAGATGCACTGACACTCGCTCCACACCTtcctcccccccctcctccagcAGGGTGGGGGTGACCTGCAGGAGTCCAGCCAGGTGCTCGGCTCCCCGGActtcagctgagctgctgctcctccctctccacaTCCAGCATCCAGAGGAGGAGACCAGGAGGAAGACGTCACTGGAGTGCAGCCTGGACGAGGCGGGATCCACCTGAGGAGGACAGCCCAGAGGAGTCGTGGCTGAAACTGGTCAAACTGGTTTTATACTGGGATCAGAACACATATTTCAGGGACTTAACGATCCCCCGgacatctgtgtttgtctgaaggTCTTGTGTCCTTAAAATCCAAAAGTACTATGTCTTGtccctcatttaaaaaaaagtgattatGCAAAGTTTAACTCCTTCATTGGAGACGTTTCATACTTTTCTGTCAGAGTTTGTTTCAGGTCTCCACATCACACGAGTGAAGGTGAATACTGAACCATGATTGGCTCCCAGACTATTTGTACTGTCTCTCGTAGGTCCGCCCCTTTTTACCTGAGACTGtcctctttcagctctgctcaAACATTGAAACACAGGAAcaagaagacaaacacatttttgagagGAGGGGGACTTTAAATGAGGACGGGGCGTTTGGGTGCTGGAACGAACACAGTGACCGTCTCAGCGCTGATGAGACGTGAGTCTGAacctctgcttttctgtctcaccTCCACAGCTCTGGAGTCTCCCGCTGAATTGGCTCGAACCTGGAACAGGCGAGTATCTGCCACCTCTGATTGGCCGCCCTCTCTGGAAGTCCCACCCTTGTGCACCACCATTGGTTTGCCTCCAAACAGGCTCATGAGGTGGGCCGGCTCTTTTCCCTGAACCACACGCACCTGCACACAGAGAGCGAGGAGTTACAGGTGAAGGCCTCATGTCAGAGGGTTGAATTCAGTGTCTGGGTCTATTAAGACAGCTAGGTCCAGTGTCCTCACCTGCACAGCACCTCCTCCCAGTTCATTGTCCAGCTGGATGGCCAAGATGGCCGACGCTCCAACCTCATCCTGGCTAGACTCAGTCCCCTGCCTGacgagacagacagaaatgcaacaaGTGATGAAGGTTTGGGTTTCAGCATTGTGCTGGAAGAGAAAGCCAAAACCAGATGGGGGCCCTCCAGTCCAAACCGGTCTGCACCGGTCCAACATGGACACATGAAAATCATACCTGAACCCAATGTGCAAAACCAAAAGACAACTGCAGCCAGtttattcaatattcctttattcgtcctgcgaggggaaattccaaattcttattatttttttatttttctatttttttttccctctcaaaTCAATTCAATAAAATTCCATTTTATGGAGACTTTTCCAAAACCAGCTTCCAAAAACTAAAACGAGAAAGTCCAcacgtgtctgtctgtctgtgtcgtGTTGTGTCTCACCATATGTAGATGATGTGTccctgtctgtcactgtgtcgGTACTGATACAGAATGATGTAACTGTCCCCTCCATAGAACTGACCGAAGACTGACGGATCCACTGGAACCTTATCTGATCCTTCAATACGCCAgatctgcagagagacagacaggcagacagacaggcagacagagagacagacaggcaggcagacggACAGGCAggtggacggacggacggacggacggacagacggacggacggacggacagataGAGCATTTTaaccaacagaaaacaaaaaatattttgtttgcagTGAACAACATTTCCCATGAGTCTCAGCTGCATGTGCATTTGAAAACACTGGTGGGAGATGTAGTTATTGAAGGTTGGTgacagagctgtgattggtcagacagatctggtctctgtctcacctgtttctGTCCATCTCCTCGGTCCACCATCCCGTGCTGAGCCGCCATggcttctgattggtggagctTCGATACGTCAAATGGAACCTGTCCAATCAGAACACTTAGTTTCCAGAGGCAAAGCGGTTCTCTGAACGTCAGAAGAGAATATTTCCTGACCTTGATCCTGAACCTGATTGGTTTACCTTCTTTATCTTTGCAATCTGATTGGATACATAGGCCGTTCCCATGCCAACGGTATCGTCAGGGTCCATCCAGTCCTTAAAGAACTGTTTGAACAGTGGTGTCTCCCCGTACTCAGGTAGGACCTGAACCTGAGGAGGGACATTTTAGACGGGTAAGGACAGGttgtgtacatttgtacagcagCGTGGGACAACTTGGACAAGGAAGACACTTTGGACAGGTAGATCTGTCTGTGTTGGTCACAGATCTTCACCTGGACAGACAGCTTCGGTCACATGAGCTTTCAGGCTTATGCTTCAGGTGACTTTGAGCACAGACCACTGACAGGTGAGACAGTAACACTCCACAAGCTCCACCTTtttacctgtttacctgtttacctgtgtgtgtgctgggtaGTTCATCTTGTGGATGAACTTCTCTGAGCTCTTCAGAACAGCGTGACGCTCCTCAGCGTTCGCTTCcttacctgcacacacagcaacaggtAGACAGATTATGATAAATCTCAGGACAGGTGAGTGAACACCTGTACGACAGGTGG from Chaetodon trifascialis isolate fChaTrf1 chromosome 6, fChaTrf1.hap1, whole genome shotgun sequence includes the following:
- the LOC139332244 gene encoding gelsolin-like, which codes for MAFHPEFECAGKRAGLQLWRVENMELVPVPESLYGQFFSGDAYLVLHTIKNGGGTQFDLHYWQGSECSQDESSAAAIFTVQMDDYLQGKPVQYREVQGYESKNFSGYFKTGLKYMKGGVASGLQHVVTNDVEVQRLLHVKGRRIVRATEVPVSWESFNRGDSFILDLGEEIIQWSGSHSNRFEKLKTTVVSKGIRDDERCGRAKLLLCDEGAEPERMLEVLGEKPELPEAHNEDTKMDIAHRTQARLYKVSNADGDTEVTMVAEKGPFSQDALQSSDCFILDNGARGQIFVWKGKEANAEERHAVLKSSEKFIHKMNYPAHTQVQVLPEYGETPLFKQFFKDWMDPDDTVGMGTAYVSNQIAKIKKVPFDVSKLHQSEAMAAQHGMVDRGDGQKQIWRIEGSDKVPVDPSVFGQFYGGDSYIILYQYRHSDRQGHIIYIWQGTESSQDEVGASAILAIQLDNELGGGAVQVRVVQGKEPAHLMSLFGGKPMVVHKGGTSREGGQSEVADTRLFQVRANSAGDSRAVEVDPASSRLHSSDVFLLVSSSGCWMWRGRSSSSAEVRGAEHLAGLLQVTPTLLEEGGEEDAFWDALGGQEDYCRSPRPKDKMEDHPPRLFGCSNKTGSFLMEEVPGELTQDDLAPDDVMIFDTWDQVFVWIGNEAREEEKEEAASSAVRYVESDPADRDPRTPIVTVKQGFEPPTFTGWFLGWNHEYWTVDQLERAIKDL